A genomic segment from Pseudanabaena sp. BC1403 encodes:
- a CDS encoding photosystem II reaction center X protein: MTQSLTNFLGSLVAGGVVLGLIFAAVLIVSQKDRIIRRG; the protein is encoded by the coding sequence ATGACACAATCATTAACTAATTTTCTAGGAAGCCTTGTTGCTGGTGGCGTAGTTCTTGGATTAATCTTCGCAGCAGTGTTGATCGTTAGCCAAAAGGATCGCATCATCCGCCGAGGTTAA
- a CDS encoding Ycf66 family protein, which produces MINIGGNPLMILLAIVAALGGVGLYFVRNFRPELARDHDIFFSAIALVYGIILLAFNFRMEITTQLAQVLVVGFAGWFAVESLVLRQALANQARRAPSSPLVDDEEPIGSDYRVEIDPTREIAPRRDRDPSRRMRGAISNSAEASELRGDTTDPRRSRRPKRSGESNGNDSVIDIDESDIRPVSPKRRPRPSDDNIVGERPRNRNGETDNFGNGESGKDTAASGRRRRPSGRTSPYANNDGTNTDDF; this is translated from the coding sequence ATGATCAACATCGGTGGCAACCCGCTAATGATTCTTTTGGCAATTGTTGCCGCTTTAGGAGGTGTGGGTTTATATTTTGTGCGGAACTTTCGCCCTGAACTAGCCCGTGACCACGACATTTTCTTCTCGGCGATCGCCTTAGTCTATGGCATCATCTTACTAGCTTTTAATTTTCGGATGGAAATTACCACACAGCTAGCGCAAGTCCTAGTTGTCGGTTTTGCGGGTTGGTTTGCCGTAGAGTCCTTAGTACTACGTCAAGCTCTAGCCAATCAAGCCCGTAGAGCACCTTCCAGTCCTCTTGTTGATGATGAGGAACCCATTGGTTCTGATTATCGAGTCGAGATTGATCCCACTCGTGAAATTGCACCTCGCCGCGATCGCGATCCGTCACGTCGTATGCGCGGTGCAATTTCTAACAGCGCTGAAGCAAGCGAGCTTCGTGGCGATACCACAGATCCTCGTCGTTCACGCCGTCCAAAGCGTAGTGGTGAGTCCAATGGTAATGACTCAGTGATTGACATCGACGAAAGCGATATTCGTCCTGTTAGTCCAAAGCGTCGCCCACGACCTAGCGATGATAATATAGTTGGAGAACGCCCCAGAAATCGTAACGGCGAAACTGACAACTTTGGTAATGGCGAATCTGGCAAAGACACTGCTGCATCTGGACGTAGAAGAAGACCATCAGGTCGTACTTCCCCATATGCTAATAACGATGGGACAAATACTGATGATTTTTAG
- a CDS encoding phosphate-starvation-inducible PsiE family protein → MRLRQQVTNLFRFLTLACKDESFLKAIRTVENVVSKIMAIALVFVIFGALFDLLRILTFDLFLTDPRGAFSIPLLKIFGMFLNVLIALELMENVTAYLRHHTIQLELVIITALTAVARKVIIFDSKADGDLTGLAIAVLSLSISYWIVRSQNKIHKH, encoded by the coding sequence ATGAGATTAAGGCAACAAGTTACAAATTTATTTCGCTTTTTGACTCTTGCCTGTAAAGATGAGAGCTTTCTAAAAGCAATTAGAACAGTCGAAAACGTTGTTTCTAAAATAATGGCGATCGCTCTAGTATTTGTCATTTTTGGCGCACTATTTGACCTGTTGCGGATACTAACCTTTGATCTTTTTCTTACTGACCCAAGAGGAGCTTTTAGCATCCCTTTACTCAAAATATTTGGGATGTTTCTGAATGTATTGATTGCCCTTGAACTCATGGAAAACGTGACGGCTTACTTGCGCCATCACACAATCCAGCTAGAGCTAGTGATCATTACTGCCTTAACTGCGGTTGCGCGTAAAGTCATTATCTTTGATAGCAAAGCTGATGGTGACCTTACGGGGCTTGCGATCGCAGTGCTTTCACTTTCAATCAGTTACTGGATTGTTCGTAGCCAAAACAAAATTCACAAACATTAA